In Clostridiisalibacter paucivorans DSM 22131, one DNA window encodes the following:
- a CDS encoding protein kinase domain-containing protein, which produces MNLEFYLEDQINKLIGYNGDKTSRYEELYGFINNENLKTLFAKIHENLNSLFKFLYEKSRSNGHYNANESRELIAIISQLKNMKYYLKGTKFSFSINQDYDKLLIVCDEFLLESGGSPIPKKLPQIRVIEYDPIFQLNQVIEVPNKKDTYKYALKFIGGGSYAKVFKYKDEFYNKNVVIKRAKSDLDIKELERFENEFKVMKELKSPYVVEVFRYDKDKNEYYMECGDMTLGKYIEKNNSKLTIGQRKGMLNQIFRGIDYVHRKEFLHRDISYSNILLFFYDDAIVVKLSDFGLVKIPDSGLTSLNSDFKGSLNDPKLKLIGFKNYSIEHETYALTQLAVFLMTGKKNISNINDPKIKAFISRGLSSNLKERYQSVNDLKKACDIAFQNNI; this is translated from the coding sequence ATGAATTTAGAATTTTATTTAGAGGATCAAATTAATAAATTAATAGGATATAATGGAGATAAAACTTCAAGATATGAAGAACTTTACGGTTTTATAAATAATGAGAATTTAAAAACTTTATTTGCTAAAATTCATGAGAATTTAAATTCGTTATTTAAGTTTTTGTATGAAAAGTCTCGTTCTAATGGGCATTACAATGCTAATGAAAGTAGAGAATTAATAGCTATAATAAGTCAATTAAAAAATATGAAATATTACTTGAAAGGTACGAAGTTTTCTTTTTCTATAAATCAAGACTATGATAAGTTATTAATTGTATGTGATGAATTTTTATTAGAATCTGGAGGAAGTCCAATACCTAAAAAACTTCCCCAAATTAGAGTTATTGAATATGATCCTATTTTTCAGTTGAATCAAGTAATTGAAGTTCCCAATAAAAAGGATACATATAAATATGCTTTAAAATTCATCGGAGGGGGATCTTATGCCAAAGTCTTTAAGTATAAAGATGAGTTTTACAATAAGAATGTTGTTATAAAAAGAGCAAAAAGTGATTTAGATATAAAAGAATTAGAACGTTTTGAAAATGAATTTAAAGTAATGAAAGAATTGAAATCACCGTATGTTGTTGAAGTTTTTAGATATGATAAAGATAAAAATGAGTACTATATGGAATGTGGTGATATGACATTAGGGAAATATATAGAAAAAAATAATAGTAAACTAACAATAGGACAAAGAAAAGGAATGTTAAATCAAATTTTCAGGGGAATAGATTATGTTCATAGAAAAGAATTTTTACATAGGGATATTAGCTATTCAAATATCTTGCTCTTTTTTTATGACGATGCAATAGTTGTAAAATTATCGGATTTTGGTTTAGTAAAAATTCCAGATAGTGGATTAACTAGTTTAAATAGTGATTTTAAAGGAAGCCTTAATGATCCAAAATTGAAGCTGATTGGATTTAAAAATTATTCAATTGAACATGAAACATATGCTTTGACACAACTGGCTGTTTTTTTAATGACTGGAAAAAAGAATATATCTAATATAAATGACCCCAAAATTAAAGCTTTTATTAGTCGTGGATTAAGCTCGAATTTAAAAGAAAGGTATCAGAGTGTTAATGATTTAAAAAAAGCTTGTGATATAGCATTTCAAAATAATATTTAA